The following proteins are co-located in the Pochonia chlamydosporia 170 chromosome 6, whole genome shotgun sequence genome:
- a CDS encoding methionine aminopeptidase 2B (similar to Aspergillus terreus NIH2624 XP_001214718.1), producing the protein MAARAPDNNPKALSAKESDSAHGSAGGNRTTSGGANAADSGAESEDDADENITESTAAAGESGATKKKNKKKNKKKKKMKKAPTAQTEPPSVLVSQLFPNDTYPKGEEVEYSNENRYRTTNEEKRHLDMLNSDFLSDYRQAAETHRQVRQWAQKNIKPGQMLTEIANGIEDSVRRLVGHDGLSEGDAIHAGMAFPTGLNIDEIAAHFSPNSGNKTVLQHNNVMKIDIGVHVNGRIVDSAFTMAFDPMYDNLLAAVKDATNTGVREAGIDVRLGELGGYIQEAMESYECEINGTTYPIKPIRNITGHSILHYSIHGSKSVPSVKTNDTTKMEEGDVFAIEPFGSTGKGKVYDQGEVSHYALRSDAPKADLHLSSAKSLLYSIKKNFSTLPFCRRYLDRIGHEKYLLGLNHLVKSGIVEDYPPLVDQKGSYTAQFEHTILLRPTVKEVISRGEDY; encoded by the exons atggctgccagagcccCCGATAATAATCCCAAGGCGCTCAGCG CCAAAGAATCTGACAGTGCCCATGGTTCCGCTGGCGGCAACAGGACCACATCCGGGGGTGCTAATGCAGCAGACTCTGGGGCAGAATCCGAGGACGACGCGGACGAAAACATCACTGAATCTACCGCTGCCGCTGGTGAATCTGGTGCCacgaaaaagaagaataagaagaagaacaagaagaagaagaagatgaagaaggctcCGACTGCCCAGACCGAACCTCCGTCAGTTCTCGTGTCCCAATTGTTTCCGAACGACACATACCCTAAAGGCGAAGAAGTCGAATACTCCAATGAGAACCGATATCGTACTACCAACGAGGAGAAGCGTCATCTAGATATGCTCAATAGTGATTTTCTTTCTGATTATCGTCAAGCAGCCGAGACGCATCGTCAGGTCCGCCAGTGGGCGCAGAAAAATATCAAGCCGGGTCAGATGCTCACCGAGATCGCTAATGGCATTGAGGACAGCGTTCGTCGTTTAGTCGGACACGATGGCCTATCCGAAGGCGATGCAATTCATGCTGGAATGGCTTTCCCAACTGGCCTAAACATTGATGAGATTGCTGCCCACTTCAGCCCAAATAGCGGCAACAAGACTGTCCTTCAGCATAATAATGTGATGAAGATTGACATTGGCGTGCATGTAAATGGCCGCATCGTTGATAGCGCCTTCACAATGGCGTTTGATCCGATGTACGACAATCTCCTTGCAGCCGTTAAGGACGCGACAAATACTGGCGTCCGTGAAGCCGGAATTGACGTTCGACTTGGCGAGCTTGGTGGATACATTCAGGAAGCCATGGAAAGCTACGAATGCGAAATCAATGGGACGACCTACCCAATCAAGCCGATTAGGAATATAACCGGGCATAGCATCTTGCACTACAGCATCCACGGCTCAAAGAGCGTTCCCTCTGTGAAGACGAACGATACCACTAAGatggaagaaggtgatgTCTTCGCCATTGAGCCCTTTGGTAGTACTGGAAAAGGCAAGGTCTACGATCAGGGTGAAGTCTCACATTATGCTCTACGCAGTGATGCGCCTAAAGCGGACTTGCATCTCTCTTCAGCAAAGTCGTTGCTGTATAGCATTAAGAAGAATTTTAGTACTCTTCCCTTCTGCCGACGATATTTGGATAGAATCGGGCACGAGAAATATCTACTCGGT CTAAACCATCTAGTCAAATCCGGCATTGTCGAGGATTATCCCCCTCTGGTTGACCAGAAAGGGTCATACACAGCCCAATTTGAGCAT ACAATTCTGCTCAGGCCTACGGTGAAAGAGGTTATTAGTCGTGGAGAAGATTACTGA
- a CDS encoding methyltransferase - protein (similar to Togninia minima UCRPA7 XP_007919101.1), with translation MAVADNENTPQPAASEGENERLQINHHVVKLAMGGSLLLAPFDVTRPNLKILDSGTSDGYWLTEFRKTLTRPETCTMNGFDITDERFPDPPPKGIALRVQDVMGPFPDSWLDTFDVVHQRFVLAATATKGREAVLGLCNLVKPGGWIQLVEMQSTVGEDDGPAVHQFVELINELHIKIGAPRNLADAAVLEGHIMAAGFQRVGTMQAPGTLGAKVPDPNIRATAIKSTLDSAASLLGANMGLPGGLQSMSDDEASTFLERLEIELIEYGGSWPISVVWGQKPAK, from the exons ATGGCCGTAGCAGATAACGAAAACACTCCTCAACCTGCCGCCTCAGAGGGTGAGAATGAGCGCCTTCAGATAAACCATCATGTGGTCAAGTTGGCTATGGGGGGGAGTCTCTTGCTAGCACCTTTCGATGTTACTCGGCCCAACCTCAAGATACTTGATTCAGGCACTTCTGATG GCTACTGGCTTACTGAGTTTCGAAAGACACTTACACGACCTGAGACCTGCACGATGAATGGGTTCGACATCACCGACGAACGATTTCCGGATCCGCCGCCCAAGGGGATAGCGCTTCGAGTACAAGACGTTATGGGGCCATTCCCAGATTCATGGCTTGACACATTCGATGTGGTGCATCAGCGTTTTGTCTTGGCCGCTACGGCGACTAAAGGACGCGAAGCGGTATTAGGACTCTGTAATCTGGTCAAGCCTGGCGGATGGATTCAACTCGTCGAGATGCAGAGCACGGTTGGCGAAGACGATGGTCCTGCTGTGCACCAGTTCGTCGAGCTGATAAACGAGCTGCACATAAAGATTGGAGCTCCCCGGAACTTGGCAGACGCGGCAGTCTTGGAAGGGCATATTATGGCCGCTGGCTTCCAACGCGTGGGAACGATGCAGGCTCCGGGAACTCTGGGCGCCAAAGTGCCTGATCCGAATATCCGGGCAACAGCAATTAAGTCCACCTTGGACTCAGCCGCTAGTCTGCTTGGGGCAAACATGG GACTCCCCGGTGGTTTGCAGTCTATGTCTGACGATGAAGCAAGCACTTTCTTGGAACGTCTGGAGATAGAGCTGATAGAATACGGAGGAAGCTGGCCCATTTCTGTAGTTTGGGGCCAGAAGCCTGCGAAATAA
- a CDS encoding oxidoreductase (similar to Capronia epimyces CBS 606.96 XP_007733861.1), producing the protein MSRRVADYDAVVIGAGFSGIRSLWELDQLGLTVKCFDAASDVGGTWYWNRYPGSRTDGEAWVYILNFAPELLEEWEYHERYPTQEEIQRYLGRIADRYNLRKYIEFGTRIAAASYSDAENIWTITTENGLSTTCRYFLPATGILSIPKNPPFPGLSSYTGEWYQASNWPAHEVDFNGKRIAIIGTGSTGIHLLPKLAPIAKDVTVFQRTPNYVLPGRNHSIDEYQVVDIKRNHEATWELATMNIAGAACKASGRTVKSVGDADKVRQILDHGWERGCFNFQLETFDDAFMDPESNEQVSEFIRQKIRAIVQDPDKAELLCPKYPFGARRPPSGHFYYEAFNRPNVNLVDISRDEIDLFENGVRTHSGAEHEFDMIIFALGFDAGTGAMNQIDIKGSQGKVLKEYWNTERLGTFAGVLVSGFPNMFIVCGPHMPAGNLPVPLELSVNWIGKTIRHMEENNLAVINVKENAMHAWSDHHEGLWNSVFISQPAKENRSWFVGTNIPGKPANIMFYFGGVQNWLLWLNKELDTKWESMEFTPLSVTNKTDQDAPGKTCSSITSSITAEMLESAVMPLQSDQVGMTAAEKFNLGSAACARYIDWAVKEIHDRGLAVKQDHRAYWWQVLQDFVKSESGQVLIQQGPSTKTDMDQLTSRLGIEGEAINRIGPELVRMLTGQTHPLAHILRDDLLFRMYHSDEGARPNQYMADYAKFLCGKKKDLRILEIGAGTGGTTLKVLQACSPNGESFCAEYMYTDISPGFFKTSQTTLKKWERVLKFQTLNVENDAAKQGFEEHAYDLIIAANVVHATKSLTRSLGTIHKLLKPGGKLGLVELTRLTPYFNMAFGSLSGWWAGVGDGRTESPLQSPEQWSQHLKSAGFSGVDLAACDLPEPESHSALLVSTALAVDAATNGY; encoded by the exons ATGTCGAGGAGAGTTGCGGATTACGACGCTGTCGTCATCGGTGCAGGCTTCAGTGGTATTCGGTCTCTCTGGGAACTTGATCAGCTTGGCCTGACGGTGAAGTGCTTTGATGCTGCATCCGATGTTGGGGGTACGTGGTACTGGAATCGCTATCCCGGGTCACGCACCGATGGCGAAGCATGGGTATACATATTAAATTTTGCACCggagctgttggaggaatgGGAGTACCATGAACGTTACCCGACTCAGGAAGAGATTCAACGGTACTTGGGTCGTATCGCTG ACCGCTACAACCTACGCAAGTACATCGAATTCGGTACCCGAATCGCGGCCGCAAGTTACAGCGACGCCGAGAATATCTGGACCATCACGACTGAGAATGGACTGTCCACGACTTGTCGCTACTTCCTACCAGCTACCGGGATTCTGTCAATTCCAAAGAACCCGCCATTCCCTGGGCTGAGCTCTTACACTGGCGAGTGGTATCAGGCTTCCAACTGGCCAGCACACGAGGTTGATTTCAATGGTAAGCGTATCGCCATAATTGGCACAGGTTCCACGGGAATCCACCTCCTCCCCAAACTTGCCCCCATTGCCAAAGACGTGACAGTATTTCAACGCACGCCAAATTACGTGCTTCCAGGGCGAAATCATTCCATAGATGAGTATCAGGTTGTCGACATTAAGAGGAACCATGAAGCCACTTGGGAGCTTGCAACAATGAACATTGCTGGTGCGGCATGCAAGGCATCAGGGAGAACTGTCAAGAGTGTAGGTGACGCTGACAAGGTCAGACAAATCCTTGACCATGGTTGGGAACGTGGCTGTTTCAACTTTCAGCTCGAAACCTTTGATGATGCATTCATGGACCCGGAATCTAATGAGCAAGTCTCGGAATTCATCCGTCAAAAGATTCGAGCCATTGTCCAAGATCCAGACAAGGCGGAACTCCTGTGTCCGAAATACCCCTTTGGGGCCAGGCGCCCGCCCTCAGGGCACTTTTATTACGAGGCATTCAACCGGCCCAACGTTAACCTGGTTGATATAAGCCGTGACGAGATTGATCTCTTCGAGAATGGAGTCCGTACTCATTCCGGAGCCGAACACGAGTTCGACATGATCATTTTCGCTCTTGGATTCGATGCCGGTACTGGCGCCATGAACCAGATTGACATCAAAGGCAGCCAAGGAAAAGTATTGAAGGAATATTGGAACACTGAGAGACTTGGAACATTTGCTGGAGTCCTTGTCTCTGGGTTCCCCAATATGTTCATAGTTTGCGGCCCTCACATGCCTGCGGGCAACTTGCCAGTTCCACTAGAGCTATCAGTAAACTGGATTGGCAAAACTATTCGTCACATGGAGGAAAACAACTTGGCCGTGATAAACGTGAAGGAGAATGCTATGCATGCATGGTCTGACCATCATGAAGGACTTTGGAACTCGGTGTTTATATCGCAACCCGCCAAGGAAAACCGCTCCTGGTTCGTTGGCACAAATATACCTGGGAAGCCTGCCAACATTATGTTCTATTTTGGTGGCGTCCAGAATTGGCTTTTGTGGCTCAACAAGGAACTCGACACGAAATGGGAGAGCATGGAGTTCACTCCTCTCTCAGTCACCAACAAGACGGACCAAGATGCCCCAGGTAAGACTTGCTCGTCAATCACGTCATCTATTACGGCTGAGATGCTCGAATCGGCCGTTATGCCACTACAATCCGACCAAGTTGGCATGACTGCAGCAGAAAAGTTCAACCTTGGCTCTGCTGCCTGCGCTCGCTACATCGACTGGGCTGTTAAAGAGATCCACGATCGTGGACTGGCTGTGAAGCAAGATCACCGAGCCTACTGGTGGCAAGTCCTACAAGATTTTGTAAAGTCAGAATCGGGACAGGTTCTCATTCAACAGGGGCCAAGCACCAAgactgacatggaccagcTGACGTCCAGACTTGGTATCGAAGGGGAAGCCATCAACCGGATTGGGCCGGAGCTTGTTCGAATGCTGACCGGCCAGACTCATCCGCTGGCCCATATCCTGAGAGACGACCTGCTGTTCCGAATGTACCATTCCGATGAAGGGGCGCGACCCAACCAATACATGGCGGATTATGCAAAATTTCTATGCGGCAAGAAAAAGGACCTGAGAATCTTGGAGATTGGCGCTGGCACGGGAGGCACAACGCTCAAAGTGCTCCAAGCATGCAGCCCCAACGGGGAATCCTTCTGCGCCGAGTACATGTACACCGACATCTCTCCCGGTTTCTTCAAGACCAGCCAAACCACTTTGAAGAAGTGGGAGCGTGTGCTCAAGTTCCAAACTCTCAATGTCGAAAACGATGCAGCGAAACAGGGATTTGAGGAGCATGCCTACGATTTGATCATTGCCGCGAATGTTGTCCATGCCACGAAGTCTCTGACCCGTTCACTGGGAACCATTCACAAGCTGCTGAAACCTGGTGGTAAGCTCGGCCTTGTAGAGCTAACTCGGTTGACTCCTTACTTCAACATGGCTTTTGGCTCGCTTTCGGGCTGGTGGGCTGGTGTCGGTGACGGCAGAACGGAAAGTCCGTTGCAGTCTCCTGAGCAATGGAGTCAACATCTCAAAAGTGCTGGGTTCTCTGGCGTTGATCTTGCGGCCTGTGATCTCCCGGAACCTGAAAGCCATAGTGCCTTATTGGTATCGACTGCCCTCGCGGTGGATGCGGCGACTAATGGGTACTAG
- a CDS encoding methyltransferase SirN-like protein (similar to Metarhizium robertsii ARSEF 23 XP_007824542.1), with the protein MDNFMNMTKKAGHTAELQRLADLHAVFLDAMDGKLVLAPINLQEPGKRILDSGTADGIWLRDVRSPLSVQHEYFGSDIEPELFPETPDGITYFKHSFKDPWPEHLLNSLDLVHIRGSLAGSAPGKPIEVVKNIISMVKPGGWVQLMEMNAFQPPKGTLGPAMTDFAKMTSEVWTAIGVGNFANEMKQMLQEAGLKNVQERRILCDIGKLAKPEMRARSANGIIGPVAPLTAVARSVATSFSAEQLDALPGRVKAELENEGARIEEIVVWGQLV; encoded by the exons ATGGACAACTTTATGAATATGACCAAGAAAGCCGGCCACACGGCCGAGCTGCAGCGCCTTGCTGATCTCCACGCTGTTTTcctggatgccatggatggcAAGCTCGTCTTAGCTCCCATTAACCTCCAGGAGCCGGGAAAGAGAATACTAGATTCCGGCACCGCCGATG GCATCTGGCTCCGCGATGTGCGCAGTCCGCTCTCAGTACAACACGAGTACTTTGGCAGTGACATCGAGCCTGAGCTCTTCCCAGAGACGCCAGACGGCATCACATACTTCAAGCATTCTTTCAAGGACCCATGGCCAGAGCATCTCTTGAACTCGCTGGACCTCGTGCACATACGAGGTAGTCTCGCCGGCTCTGCTCCGGGCAAACCCATTGAGGTTGTGAAAAACATCATTTCCATGGTAAAACCCGGCGGCTGGGTTCAGCTCATGGAAATGAATGCCTTCCAGCCGCCAAAGGGCACTCTAGGACCCGCGATGACTGACTTCGCTAAGATGACCTCGGAAGTTTGGACAGCCATTGGCGTGGGTAACTTCGCGAATGAGATGAAGCAGATGCTTCAAGAGGCGGGCTTGAAGAACGTGCAGGAAAGACGAATCCTGTGTGATATTGGGAAGCTGGCGAAACCGGAGATGCGTGCTCGCAGTGCCAATGGCATTATAGGACCCGTGGCACCACTGACAGCCGTTGCGAGAAGCGTGGCAACTTCCTTTAGTGCTGAGCAGCTTGATGCCTTGCCGGGACGGGTGAAGGCGGAGCTTGAGAATGAGGGTGCGAGGATTGAAGAAATTGTTGTCTGGGGTCAGCTCGTTTGA
- a CDS encoding F-box domain, cyclin-like protein (similar to Metarhizium robertsii ARSEF 23 XP_011410768.1): MTDFFGRGYSDTPDDLKHDARLYTTQILLVLSSSSLSWTGSSAFHIVGFSLGGSVAVAFAAYHASMLRSVTLICPGGLIRTSHISPRSQFLYSSGVIPDWLRLRILHSSLEPRNGAPSADVPEQVKDAEVDFDDVPIAADRQGVRIGDVVRWQLRNNDGFVSSYLSSLRSSLVYRRHDRTWRVLADELRRRRTTNAPPGLPGGRICLITAESDAIVVKDELVEDAEALLCRESVDVRVLKGGHEIAVSRGRDVASIAIESWDRKH, translated from the coding sequence ATGACAGATTTCTTTGGCAGAGGCTACTCAGATACGCCAGATGACTTAAAACATGACGCTCGGCTCTACACTACTCAGATCCTGCTTGTTCTctcatcttcgtcgctgtCCTGGACTGGATCGTCTGCCTTCCATATTGTCGGATTTTCTCTCGGCGGATCAGTGGCTGTAGCATTCGCTGCCTACCACGCGAGTATGCTTCGGTCTGTGACCCTCATCTGCCCGGGAGGCCTAATCCGTACATCGCACATAAGCCCCCGAAGCCAATTTCTCTACTCCTCAGGCGTAATACCAGACTGGTTACGCCTAAGGATCCTCCATAGCAGCTTGGAGCCGAGAAATGGCGCTCCGAGTGCAGACGTCCCCGAACAGGTCAAGGACGCTGAagtcgactttgacgacgtGCCTATCGCAGCTGATCGACAGGGCGTGAGAATCGGCGATGTGGTTCGATGGCAGTTGAGGAACAATGATGGATTTGTCTCTTCGTACTTGAGCTCCCTGCGTAGCTCTCTCGTCTATAGACGCCATGATAGAACCTGGAGAGTGCTTGCGGATGAACTACGGCGGCGACGAACAACGAATGCACCACCGGGTCTACCGGGTGGGCGTATTTGCCTCATTACTGCGGAGAGTGATGCTATTGTTGTAAAGGACGAGTTGGTAGAAGATGCTGAAGCGCTTCTCTGTAGAGAGTCTGTTGACGTGAGAGTTTTGAAGGGGGGGCATGAGATTGCCGTGTCGCGTGGTAGAGATGTGGCATCAATTGCAATAGAATCTTGGGATAGAAAACATTAG
- a CDS encoding methionine aminopeptidase 1 (similar to Aspergillus terreus NIH2624 XP_001212878.1), producing MVESSKMKCLGADCENDAGALQCPTCLKVGLKDSYFCTQDCFKRNWNQHKAVHKIAQGKTQNGTVHNIIPPSPKVVSKCNAVAGFYNPFPSYAFTGSVRPVYPLSPMRTVPKSIPHPDWSVTGIPKAERRLNRSKIDLLDAKGQEAMRKVCRLAREVLDIVAAELKPGITTDYLDKVCHNACVERKSYPSPLNYNHFPKSLCTSPNEVVCHGIPDQRILLDGDILNLDISLYHEGYHADLNETYYVGDRAKADPDSVRVVETTRECLDMAIALVKPGTPIRDFGAVIEKHAKSRNCTVVATWGGHGINTEFHPPPWIPHYAKNKAVGVCKPGMTFTIEPILALGKSREVYWPDNWTNVTVDGKRTAQFEHTMLVTETGVEVLTARKENSPGGPIPMPATPSDTAKTNGATHA from the exons ATGGTCGAGTCATCCAAGATGAAGTGCCTCGGAGCAGACTGCGAAAATGATGCTGGAGCGTTGCAGTGCCCAACTTGCCTGAAGGTGGGCTTGAAAGACAGCTATTTTTGCACTCAAGATTGCTTCAAGAGAAATTGG AACCAACATAAGGCGGTACACAAGATAGCACAAGGCAAGACACAAAATGGTACCGTCCACAACATCATTCCCCCCTCCCCAAAGGTTGTCTCtaaatgcaatgcagtgGCTGGATTTTACAATCCTTTCCCATCTTATGCCTTCACTGGCTCCGTCCGACCTGTCTATCCGCTTTCTCCGATGCGAACCGTGCCCAAGTCCATACCGCACCCGGACTGGTCTGTGACTGGGATCCCCAAGGCTGAACGGCGCTTGAATAGGTCAAAAATCGACTTGCTAGACGCCAAAGGGCAGGAAGCAATGCGCAAGGTTTGTAGATTAGCCCGAGAAGTACTTGACATAGTCGCCGCAGAGCTCAAGCCAGGCATTACCACGGATTATCTCGACAAGGTCTGCCACAACGCCTGTGTAGAACGGAAA TCGTATCCTTCTCCCTTGAATTACAATCACTTCCCTAAATCATTGTGTACTTCTCCGAATGAAGTTGTTTGTCACGGAATACCCGATCAGCGAATCCTTCTGGATGGTGATATCCTGAATCTCGACATCTCACTATACCACGAGGGCTATCACGCCGATCTAAACGAAACGTATTATGTAGGGGATCGAGCCAAGGCGGACCCGGACTCGGTCAGAGTAGTGGAGACGACGCGGGAATGCTTAGACATGGCAATTGCGCTCGTCAAGCCCGGGACACCGATACGAGATTTTGGTGCCGTCATCGAGAAGCATGCCAAATCCAGAAACTGCACTGTAGTCGCGACCTGgggtggccatggcatcaacaccgAGTTCCACCCCCCGCCGTGGATACCTCACTATGCTAAGAATAAGGCAGTTGGGGTGTGCAAACCCGGAATGACCTTCACCATTGAGCCCATACTCGCGCTGGGCAAATCTCGGGAAGTGTACTGGCCAGATAACTGGACAAACGTCACTGTGGATGGTAAACGGACTGCTCAATTTG AGCACACCATGTTGGTCACTGAAACAGGCGTCGAGGTCTTGAcggcaagaaaagaaaattcTCCAGGCGGCCCAATACCAATGCCGGCGACTCCAAGTGACACAGCAAAGACCAATGGCGCTACCCACGCATAG
- a CDS encoding acyl-CoA synthetase (similar to Coccidioides immitis RS XP_001247156.1) yields MDPPLPVRSHLQDEMLLESLNNPEDFWARQAEHLYWHKKPEATLRMSQRKLQTGEFHPTWEWFSGGEISTCYNCLDRHVAAGNGDRVAIYYDSPATDTKETYSYNNLLSEVETLAGALRQQNVRKGDVVMLYMPMIPAALIGMLAVNRLGAIHAVVFGGFAASALAQRIDSCKPVILLTASCGIVGNRPPIAYRPLVEEAISLSSHKPGRVVVWEREQLPWRTKSVACGGTLSRWLQRLGRFARLTSDNYISWQGMVKRAKARGVKADCVAVNSNDPIYIIHTSGTTGTPKGVPRDAGGHAVGLHLSISYIFNIHQGDVAFTASDIGWVVGHSYILYAPLLAGASTVLYEGKPVGTPDASAFWRVVAEYKVNTMFTAPTALRAIKRDDPDNHFLSKIGEAGGLRSLKALFLAGERSEPSLISMYQGLLDKYGAPSSSHVIDNWWSTEAGSPITSRVLNPHAALDRDSSVRNYNPLRIKPGSAGKPMPGFNIRVVDEQGDEVQRGTMGNIVLGLPLAPTAFRTLWVDEERFYHSYLKRFGGKFMDTGDAGWIDDEGYVYVMSRNDDVLNVSAYRLSTGSIEQAISSHPLVAECCVVGVPDELKGQLPFAFITLSTASHPESALPDARISLEIQSLVRKQVGAFASLGGIIQGKGMIPKTRSGKTLRRVLRELVENAVYGEFAKVVIVPSTVEDAVAVDVARVKIKEYFEKSGSKHRPIESRETRRTS; encoded by the exons ATGGACCCGCCATTGCCCGTACGGTCGCATCTCCAAGATGAAATGCTACTAGAGAGCTTGAACAACCCAGAGGACTTCTGGGCTCGCCAAGCCGAGCACCTTTACTGGCACAAGAAGCCCGAAGCCACATTGCGAATGTCACAGAGAAAGCTGCAAACAGGCGAGTTTCATCCGACTTGGGAGTGGTTCTCTGGCGGCGAGATATCAACGTGCTATAACTGCCTTGACAGACATGTAGCTGCAGGCAACGGAGACCGGGTAGCTATTTACTACGACAGTCCGGCTACAGACACCAAAGAGAcctatagctataataatCTCCTCAGCGAAGTTGAAACCCTAGCTGGGGCACTGAGGCAACAAAATGTCAGAAAgggtgatgtggtgatgctgtaTA TGCCCATGATCCCAGCGGCTCTAATCGGAATGCTGGCAGTTAACCGTCTCGGGGCCATCCACGCCGTCGTATTTGGCGGCTTTGCAGCAAGTGCCCTGGCTCAACGCATCGACTCCTGCAAACCAGTGATTCTGCTGACTGCCTCGTGTGGCATCGTCGGGAACAGACCTCCCATTGCGTATCGACctctggtggaggaggcaaTTAGCCTGTCGTCTCATAAACCGGGGCGTGTTGTGGTTTGGGAGCGAGAGCAATTACCATGGCGTACGAAATCCGTTGCATGTGGTGGCACTCTATCTCGATGGCTGCAAAGACTTGGCCGTTTTGCAAGGTTGACCAGCGACAACTACATCTCATGGCAAGGCATGGTGAAGAGGGCAAAGGCGCGCGGTGTCAAGGCGGACTGTGTAGCAGTAAACAGCAATGATCCCATCTACATCATCCACACTTCTGGAACGACTGGAACTCCCAAGGGAGTACCGCGCGATGCGGGTGGCCACGCGGTGGGATTGCATTTGTCCATCAGctacatcttcaacatccaccaAGGAGATGTCGCCTTTACAGCTTCAGATATTGGATGGGTGGTGGGACATTCCTACATCCTGTACGCACCGTTGCTTGCGGGAGCTTCCACCGTCTTATATGAAGGCAAGCCAGTTGGAACGCCTGATGCATCCGCCTTTTGGCGCGTGGTGGCAGAATACAAAGTCAACACAATGTTTACTGCGCCGACTGCACTTCGAGCCATTAAACGCGACGATCCTGACAACCATTTCCTCTCTAAAATTGGCGAGGCCGGGGGCCTACGATCACTCAAAGCGCTCTTCCTTGCCGGCGAGCGTTCAGAGCCCAGTTTGATATCCATGTACCAAGGGCTCCTCGATAAATATGGCGCACCCTCTTCCTCTCACGTCATCGACAACTGGTGGTCAACAGAAGCAGGATCACCTATAACGAGCAGAGTTCTCAACCCGCACGCCGCCCTAGATCGTGACTCTAGCGTACGGAACTACAACCCTCTACGTATTAAACCTGGGAGTGCTGGCAAGCCAATGCCGGGATTCAACATTCGTGTCGTGGATGAGCAGGGTGATGAAGTACAAAGAGGCACAATGGGTAATATTGTCTTAGGGCTACCTCTGGCGCCGACGGCATTCCGTACACTTTGGGTAGACGAGGAGAGATTCTATCACAGCTACTTGAAACGATTTGGTGGCAAATTCATGGATACTGGAGACGCAGGGtggattgatgatgagggctATGTTTATGTGATGAGTCGAAACGATGATGTGCTAAACGTCAGCGCGTATCGACTATCAACTG GGTCCATCGAACAAGCCATCTCATCGCACCCACTTGTCGCAGAATGCTGTGTGGTCGGTGTTCCTGATGAACTCAAGGGCCAGCTCCCATTCGCATTCATTACCCTTTCCACGGCGAGCCATCCCGAGTCCGCACTACCAGATGCCAGGATTTCACTTGAGATCCAGTCGCTTGTGCGTAAGCAAGTCGGTGCATTTGCGTCGCTAGGGGGCATCATCCAAGGGAAGGGCATGATTCCCAAGACACGATCTGGGAAGACGTTGCGACGAGTACTCCGAGAACTGGTTGAGAATGCTGTTTACGGAGAATTCGCCAAGGTGGTTATAGTGCCTAGTACAGTGGAGGACGCGGTCGCGGTGGACGTAGCCCGAGTCAAGATCAAGGAGTATTTCGAGAAGAGCGGCAGCAAGCACAGGCCGATCGAGTCAAGGGAAACGAGAAGGACGTCGTAA